The following DNA comes from Terriglobia bacterium.
GTCCGCTTCGTCTTCGACGATGAGAATGCGTGCATCCTTCAGCCCGGCAGCGTCGTGCGCCGCTGCTTGCTTCGCAGTCTCTGCGGCGGTCGCTGTAAGGGCCGGAATGGGAAGCGTGACAGTAAACCTGCTGCCCTTCCCGATGCCTCCGCTTTCTGCGGAGACTGTTCCGCCATGCAGTTCGACCAGGTACTTGACGATTGTCAGCCCAACGCCAAGACCGCCATGCTTGCGTGCATATGAAGCATCAGCCTGCTGGAAACGGTCGAAGACGTACGGAAGAAACTCAGGATCAATCCCTTCACCTGAATCGGATATCTGTAGAAGCGCACTGCTGCTGAACCGTTTCAGAGTGACCTGAATGTGCCCTTTTTTGGGTGTGAACTTCACCGCATTCGTCAGGAGATTCCACAGGATCTGGTGAAAGCGGGCGGGGTCGATGTGCATGGGGCCAATGCCGCCATCCAGATCCCGCGTCAGCTTGATGGCCTTTGCCTTGACAGCCGGAAGCAGCGAATCTATCGCTTCCTCAATCAACGGAGCAGGATAAACCGATTGCATCTCGACTCGCAGCTTGCCCGTCACGATTCGGGAGACATTCAGTAAATCGTCGATGAGCTGGGCTTGCGTGACGAGGTTTCGATCGATCACTTCGAGTGCTTTGCGCTGCTGCGCCAAGGTCAAGGCTCCATCCTGCAACATCTGGACCCATCCCGTGATCGAAGTGATCGGCGTGCGTAGTTCATGCGACAGCGTCGCGATGAATTCATCTTTCATCCGATTGGCTCTCTCAAGCTCTTCGGTACGTACCTGCACCCTCTTTTCAAGTTGCGCAGCCTGCTCCCGGAGAAGATCTTCATTTCTGCGCCGCGCCGTGAGATCCCGTGTCACTTTCGCAAACCCTCGAAGCTTCCCCCGGTCGTCATGCAAGGCGGTAATGACAACGTTCGCCCAGAACCGCGTTCCGTCTTTCCGAAGGCGCCAGCCTTCATCTTCGACCCTGCCCTCCACCAAAGCGATTTCAAGCTCGCGCTGAGGTTTTTTATTCGCAATATCTTGTTTTGGATAAAAAACGGAAAAGTGCTTTCCGATAATCTCCTCAGGCATATAGCCTTTCAAGCGCTGTGCTCCGGCATTCCAACTGAGAATCCTACCCTTCGGATCGAGCATGAAAATCGCATAATCCTTCACTTCCTGGACGAGAAGGCGATAAGCGTCGTAATCCATCATTGAAGGCTTCGATGACATTGCTGTCTCTCCCGAGCCCCGGCCGTACGGATACACCCTCTTTCAGAATGCCCAAAATTCGTCAGTTCTGCCAGAGGCGCGAGTGAAAACAATTTTGTGAGTTGCTGTTGAGCCAATCGATTAGGCCATAATGAAATGAGGGGTACAAAGTGGCGAAAATAAATCGAAACGATTTGCCGGACAGCCCCATGCAGAAATTCGCAGGCATCATCCACAAGCATCACGACGAATTGTTGAATGAATGGCGCAAACGAATACGTCTATTGCCCGCTGCACGAGGTCTCGACACACCGACCCTGAATGATCATATCCCCTATTTATTCGAGGAGCTGACGCAAGATTTGATGTCCGGTGGCGCCGAATCCGTGCTGGATCTTCAACTGCACGACAGCCCGAAAATCCACGGGGGTCTGCGTTTGCGCGCAGGTTTCGACATCGTGGAAGTGGTGGCTGAATACAACATCCTGCGCGAACTCCTTTCAAATGTCGCCGAAAGGGAAAATCTGGACATCACCGGCGAACCCAACCGAATCCTCAACCGGGTGGTTGATCGAGCCGTAGCTTTGGCTGTCGACACCTACGCTAAAGAAAAAGCATTGGAGATCCAACAACGAAGAGAGGAACACATGTCGTTCCTGATACACGACCTTAAGACGCCGCTGTCCGCAATCCACGCGGCCGGAAGGATTTTAGAAACGAGCCTTGAAGAAGAGTCGCGAGGCGGACGAGTGGGAACCATGCTGGACATCGTGCGGCGAAATGCCGTCAGGCTGAATGCGCTCATAACATCTGCCTCTCAGGAACAACACAATCTGGCCGCGAGCACTGCTGAAGAACTCAAAGTCGCGCACAACGAGTTCGATTTGTGGCCTCTTGTGCAGTCGATGATATGGGACCTCCGTTCATTGATTGAAAATGCGCCCGTCCAATTGGTCAACGCCGTTCCTGAGGATTGTGTAGTCTATGCAGATCCCGTGCTCATCACGCAGGTCATCCAGAACCTGCTATCCAATGCAATAAAGTACACGGCAAAGGGAGAAATAACAGTCGGGGCAAATATCACCGAAGTCAATAAAGTGCGCTGTTGGGTTCGCGACACAGGTTCCGGTATTCCGGCCGATCGGTTGGTAAAGATCTTCGAGAAATTCGAGACCGATCCGGCAAGGAAGGGCGGATTAGGTCTCGGTCTTCCGATCGTCAAACAAATTGTTGAGGCGCACAGCGGTCAGATCTTTGTCGAAAGCGAAGTTGGCCGCGGTTCGACGTTCAGCTTCACGTTGCCAGGCAGGTGTTGAGAACTCCGGCGGCACCCCAACTGCACCTTGATCACCAAAAGGTGTTTTTGTTTTGGGGGTCTTATGCGCAAACCTGCAATTATCGTCGGTGCCGTGATCGTGTTTCTGATTGTGGTTGGGGCTGCAGCGCGCTTTAACGTCAACAGTTACCGGCCGCAGATTCAATCCAGGCTGGGGCAGGCACTGAATCGGAACGTGTCGATGGGCAATGTCAGCCTTCGGCTGGTTCCGCCCCGCCTTCGGGTAGAAAATCCCGTCATCGCAGACGATGCGGCATTCGATCCCCGCTCGCCCTTCGTGCAGGCCGATGCGTTGGACGTCTCATTGCGGCTTCTGCCGCTGCTGGCGGGACACGTCGACATCTCGTCCATGAAGCTTCAGCGGCCGAACGTCGAATTGATCAAAAATGCGCAGGGCGTCTGGAACGTTTCCACTTTAGGCGGAGGCCGCACTTCGCACGGTGGCGGCACATTTTCGATCGGCGCGCTATCTATCAAGGATGGCCAGGTCGCGGTCACGGACCTTGAAAGAAAGCAGCCGCGGACCGTCTACGATCACATCGATCTGACTCTCAAAGACTATGCCCCTGGAAAAGCCTTTTCGGCCGATGTGGCGGCTCACCTGCCGGGGCCGGGCGCAGAGGACCTTCATCTTCAGGGAAAGGCCGGACCGGTACCGGCTGGAAATATGGCAATGATGCCTTTCAGCGGTACTCTTGATCTCAAGCAAGTCGGCCTCGGTGGATTGCAGAAATTCGCGGGAAATCCGATGCTTGCGAAAACAGACGGAGTGCTGTCGGGCCAGACCACCATCAACAGTTCGTCCGGAACGTTGGCCGCGAGCGGAAATCTGAAGATTGAGAAGCCGGTCGTCAACGGCGTCGATGTGGGTTATCCGATCAGCGCGGACTACAAGCTGTCGGGCAACCTTGCCGCCGGTCAGATCAAGATCGACAGCGCAACCGTGAAGCTTGGGCAGACGCCGATCACTGTCACCGGTTCATTGAACACCCAGCATGTTCCGCCACAGGTGGATCTCAGCGT
Coding sequences within:
- a CDS encoding ATP-binding protein codes for the protein MSSKPSMMDYDAYRLLVQEVKDYAIFMLDPKGRILSWNAGAQRLKGYMPEEIIGKHFSVFYPKQDIANKKPQRELEIALVEGRVEDEGWRLRKDGTRFWANVVITALHDDRGKLRGFAKVTRDLTARRRNEDLLREQAAQLEKRVQVRTEELERANRMKDEFIATLSHELRTPITSITGWVQMLQDGALTLAQQRKALEVIDRNLVTQAQLIDDLLNVSRIVTGKLRVEMQSVYPAPLIEEAIDSLLPAVKAKAIKLTRDLDGGIGPMHIDPARFHQILWNLLTNAVKFTPKKGHIQVTLKRFSSSALLQISDSGEGIDPEFLPYVFDRFQQADASYARKHGGLGVGLTIVKYLVELHGGTVSAESGGIGKGSRFTVTLPIPALTATAAETAKQAAAHDAAGLKDARILIVEDEADTRDMLAHALKQWGAKPIPTESAKQAFRLLETQRCDLLISDIGMPEVDGYTLMRKIRTKKWPAAKLPAIALTAYAGEEDRKLAAEAGFNAHISKPITLNELVRVIAKLIGKRRKLIA
- a CDS encoding sensor histidine kinase, which translates into the protein MAKINRNDLPDSPMQKFAGIIHKHHDELLNEWRKRIRLLPAARGLDTPTLNDHIPYLFEELTQDLMSGGAESVLDLQLHDSPKIHGGLRLRAGFDIVEVVAEYNILRELLSNVAERENLDITGEPNRILNRVVDRAVALAVDTYAKEKALEIQQRREEHMSFLIHDLKTPLSAIHAAGRILETSLEEESRGGRVGTMLDIVRRNAVRLNALITSASQEQHNLAASTAEELKVAHNEFDLWPLVQSMIWDLRSLIENAPVQLVNAVPEDCVVYADPVLITQVIQNLLSNAIKYTAKGEITVGANITEVNKVRCWVRDTGSGIPADRLVKIFEKFETDPARKGGLGLGLPIVKQIVEAHSGQIFVESEVGRGSTFSFTLPGRC
- a CDS encoding AsmA family protein; this translates as MRKPAIIVGAVIVFLIVVGAAARFNVNSYRPQIQSRLGQALNRNVSMGNVSLRLVPPRLRVENPVIADDAAFDPRSPFVQADALDVSLRLLPLLAGHVDISSMKLQRPNVELIKNAQGVWNVSTLGGGRTSHGGGTFSIGALSIKDGQVAVTDLERKQPRTVYDHIDLTLKDYAPGKAFSADVAAHLPGPGAEDLHLQGKAGPVPAGNMAMMPFSGTLDLKQVGLGGLQKFAGNPMLAKTDGVLSGQTTINSSSGTLAASGNLKIEKPVVNGVDVGYPISADYKLSGNLAAGQIKIDSATVKLGQTPITVTGSLNTQHVPPQVDLSVKSGEISIGEISRLASAFGVVFSPQTTVAGRIALNVQARGPADRPQLTGTISGQDIKIAAKEIRQPIGIRAIDLTLTPTAIQSNNFEISSGSTTVASHVALENYASKSPAIDLTVRAPNATLPEILAIARAYGITALDRISGGSGTLSLDLHATGPVRQISSPEVLRALNGSLNLNFSGLRIAG